The Anas platyrhynchos isolate ZD024472 breed Pekin duck chromosome 34, IASCAAS_PekinDuck_T2T, whole genome shotgun sequence genome contains a region encoding:
- the POU6F1 gene encoding POU domain, class 6, transcription factor 1 isoform X2 — protein sequence MDPEAVQTQEAPLTVNEQVIVMSSHETIRVLEVGVDAPPPAEEDRKPSEMPPGEGARGSPRGSGDPGREEVPPSTETSSSTEAAGKTKPAAGASPSSGPPSGTFGHAASQQPQPLAPLAAPQYCRSSGRSAGAGCVDISYSNGRCPSRTDGCFSYRGNFQTTYSQSARRGLKRCLIAGAGRSRVCGDPPEAERCWERRRGAARGREEGDVAAVLNTVIPAPVQPAQPLPAAVQPRPPLQPQSVFPPAPAVPSQPPILPQPAAAPTPPVAKPLEPQPQLAAVQPAGFAFNPGIISAASLGGQTQLLSSLAAAPVIANTISSVPGITGQILTNAQGQVIGTLPWVVNPPGIAAASPVPAPSLQEQAVTPQLLLNAQGQVIATLASGTIQAAAIKKSGPPEPPTKSEVQPIQPAPALPQPAVVIANPAPAAKAASAPVPITCSETPTVSQLVAKPQAPNSGVEEDGINLEEIREFAKNFKIRRLSLGLTQTQVGQALTATEGPAYSQSAICRFEKLDITPKSAQKLKPVLEKWLSEAELRNQEGQQNLMEFVGGEPSKKRKRRTSFTPQAIEALNAHFEKNALPTGQEITEIAKELNYDREVVRVWFCNRRQTLKNTSKLNVFQIP from the exons ATGGACCCCGAAGCCGTGCAGACCCAGGAGGCCCCGCTGACGGTCAACGAGCAG GTCATTGTCATGTCCAGCCACGAGACGATCCGCGTGCTGGAGGTCGGCGTGGACGCCCCGCCGCCAGCCGAGGAGGACAGGAAACCTTCGGAGATGCCACCCGGGGAGGGCGCACGGGGCTCCCCGCGAGGGAGCGGCGACCCGGGCAGAGAggaggtgccccccagcaccgAGACCTCGAGCAGCACGGAGGCGGCCG GCAAAACCAAGCCGGCAGCCGGAGCATCCCCCAGCAGCGGCCCCCCCAGCGGCACCTTCGGCCACGCCGCCAGCCAGCAGCCGCAGCCCTTGGCCCCGCTGGCTGCCCCGCAG TATTGCAGGTCAAGTGGCAGgtcagcaggggctggctgtgTGGACATTTCCTACAGCAACGGTCGCTGCCCTTCCCGGACTGACGGCTGCTTCTCCTACAGGGGGAATTTTCAAACCACCTATAGCCAATCTGCAAG GAGGGGTCTGAAACGGTGTTTAATCGCGGGCGCTGGAAGAAGCAGGGTTTGTGGCGACCCCCCCGAGGCCGAAAGGTGCTGGGAGCGTCGGAGAGGGGCGgcgagagggagggaggaaggagacg TCGCCGCCGTCCTCAACACGGTGATTCCGGCCCCAGTGCAGCCTGCCCAGCCGCTGCCGGCCGCGGtgcagccccggccccccctgCAGCCTCAGAGCGTGTTCCCCCCGGCGCCCGCCGTGCCCAGCCAGCCCCCCATCCTGCCGCAGCCCGCTGCAGCGCCCACGCCGCCCGTGGCGAAGCCGCTTGAGCCGCAGCCCCAGCTCGCAGCAGTGCAGCCCGCGGGATTTGCCTTTAACCCCGGCATA ATCAGCGCCGCCTCCCTGGGGGGGCAAACACAGCTCCTCAGCTCCCTGGCGGCCGCCCCCGTGATCGCCAACACCATCTCCAGCGTGCCGGGCATCACGGGGCAGATCCTCACCAACGCCCAGGGCCAG GTGATCGGGACCCTGCCGTGGGTGGTGAACCCCCCCGGCATCGCGGCCGCCAGCCCGGTGCCGGCCCCgagcctgcaggagcaggcggTGACGCCGCAGCTGCTGCTCAATGCCCAGGGCCAGGTGATCGCCACGCTGGCCAGCGGCACCATCCAAGCGGCCGCCATCAAGAAAAGcggcccccccgagccccccaccAAGAGCGAG GTGCAGCCCATCCAGCCGGCCCCAGCTCTCCCGCAGCCGGCCGTGGTCATCGCCAACCCTGCGCCGGCGGCGAAGGCGGCCTCGGCACCCGTCCCCATCACCTGCTCCGAGACGCCCACCGTCAGCCAGCTGGTGGCCA AGCCCCAGGCCCCCAACAGCGGCGTGGAGGAGGACGGCATCAACCTGGAGGAGATCCGGGAGTTCGCCAAGAACTTCAAGATCCGGCGCCTGTCCCTCGGCCTGACGCAGACCCAGGTGGGCCAGGCCCTGACGGCCACCGAGGGCCCTGCCTACAGCCAGTCGGCCATCTGCAG GTTCGAGAAGCTGGACATCACCCCCAAGAGCGCCCAGAAGCTGAAGCCGGTGCTGGAGAAGTGGCTGAGCGAGGCCGAGCTGCGCAACCAGGAGGGGCAGCAGAACCTGATGGAGTTCGTGGGGGGGGAGCCCTCCAAGAAGCGCAAGCGCCGCACGTCCTTCACGCCGCAGGCCATCGAGGCGCTCAACGCCCACTTCGAGAAGAACGCGCTGCCCACCGGCCAGGAGATCACCGAGATCGCCAAGGAGCTCAACTACGACCGCGAAGTCGTCCGCGTGTGGTTCTGCAACCGCCGACAGACGCTCAAAAACACCAGCAAACTCAACGTCTTTCAGATCCCCTAA
- the BIN2 gene encoding bridging integrator 2 isoform X1: MAEGKSGGAGLFAKQVQKRFSRAQEKVLQKLGKTVETKDEQFEQSAYNFQLQQNEGNKLYKDLKAFVSAVKVMHESSRKVAETLQEIYSADWDGHAELKAIADSNDLLWDDYEAKLADQALRLMENYLAQFGDIKERIAKRGRKLVDYDSARHHLEALQNAKKKDEAKIAKAEEEFNKAQAVFEDLNRELREELPVLYSSRIACYVTIFQNISNLRDIFYKEMSKLNRDLYEVMGKLDKQHSSKVFIIKGVSSNRRSLVISSPVSPPAMYPCPGKAPGEPLSSPAPRPDWEPVLEAEAAAASPEDSSDTAESISNGPAEMGAAELGAPVPGPPPASPASMGSASETASVSSEESQEPALSPEAPSPETGVSKGTGAPGLPKIQAESPVSAGPEASGADGGVQAGAEGIAASLASLILSEAIATATGTAPEGPKSATEEPDGADSEGHARPESTGDSSGGDPPSPASTHGATGPTAEAGGCQLAGAEAEHSDSEESVEVVDVSPKVAKTQMGLELTPEEGSRGCIQDSAAPPGPQPEEQGTPGALEQDPSQDPPQDPSENLTAL; the protein is encoded by the exons ATGGCAGAGGGCAAGAGCGGGGGAGCCGGGCTCTTCGCCAAGCAGGTCCAGAAGCGCTTCAGCCGGGCACAGGAGAAG GTTTTGCAGAAATTGGGCAAAACCGTCGAGACCAAGGACGAGCAGTTCGAGCAAAGCGCCTACAacttccagctgcagcag AATGAAGGCAACAAACTCTACAAAGACCTCAAGGCTTTTGTCAGCGCGGTGAAAG TGATGCACGAAAGCTCCCGGAAAGTGGCCGAAACCCTGCAGGAGATTTACAGCGCCGACTGGGACGGCCACGCGGAGCTGAAAGCCATAGCAGat AGCAATGACCTCCTGTGGGACGACTACGAGGCGAAGCTGGCCGACCAGGCGCTGCGGCTGATGGAGAACTACCTGGCACAGTTCGGGGACATTAAG GAGCGCATCGCCAAGCGGGGCCGCAAGCTGGTGGACTACGACAGCGCCCGGCACCACCTCGAAGCCCTGCAGAACGCCAAGAAGAAGGACGAGGCCAAAATCGCCAAG GCTGAGGAGGAGTTCAACAAAGCCCAGGCGGTGTTCGAGGACCTGAACAGGGAGCTGCGGGAGGAGCTGCCCGTCCTCTACAGCAG CCGCATTGCCTGCTACGTGACCATCTTCCAGAACATCTCCAACCTCCGGGACATCTTCTACAAGGAGATGAGCAAG CTCAACCGCGACCTCTACGAGGTGATGGGCAAACTGGACAAGCAGCACTCCAGCAAAGTCTTCATCATCAAAGGCGTCTCCAG CAACCGGCGCTCCCTGGTCATCTCCTCACCCGTGAGCCCCCCAGCCATGTACCCATGCCCAGGGAAGGCACCGGGAGAGCCACTCAGCTCGCCAGCCCCGCGCCCGGACTGGGAGCCCGTGCTGGAAGCGGAGGCGGCCGCAGCATCCCCCGAGGACAGCAGCGACACCGCCGAAAGCATCTCCAACGGCCCTGCCGAGATGGGCGCTGCCGAGCTGGGTGCTCCCGTCCCTGGtcctcccccagcctcccccgcGAGCATGGGGTCTGCGTCAGAAACCGCATCGGTGTCCAGCGAGGAGTCCCAGGAGCCCGCCCTCAGCCCCGAAGCTCCGTCCCCTGAAACGGGGGTGTCCAAGGGCACTGGGGCCCCTGGGCTCCCCAAAATCCAGGCTGAGAGCCCCGTGTCTGCTGGTCCGGAGGCTTCAGGGGCTGACGggggggtgcaggcaggagcCGAGGGCATCGCCGCCTCCCTGGCCTCACTGATTTTATCCGAGGCGATTGCCACGGCCACCGGCACCGCGCCAGAGGGGCCAAAAAGTGCCACAGAGGAGCCGGACGGCGCCGACAGCGAGGGTCACGCACGTCCTGAGAGCACCGGGGACAGCTCGGGGGGGGACCCGCcgtccccagccagcacccacGGTGCCACCGGGCCCACGGCAGAGGCAGGAGGGTGCCAGCTGGCTGGGGCCGAGGCGGAGCACAGCGACTCGGAGGAGAGCGTGGAGGTGGTGGACGTGTCGCCAAAGGTGGCCAAAACGCAG atggggctggagctgaCCCCCGAGGAGGGATCAAGAGGCTGCATCCAGGACagcgccgccccccccggcccccagcctgAG GAGCAGGGGACACCCGGGGCGCTGGAGCAGGACCCgagccaggaccccccccaggaccccagcGAAAACCTCACGGCCCTGTGA
- the BIN2 gene encoding bridging integrator 2 isoform X2, giving the protein MAEGKSGGAGLFAKQVQKRFSRAQEKVLQKLGKTVETKDEQFEQSAYNFQLQQNEGNKLYKDLKAFVSAVKVMHESSRKVAETLQEIYSADWDGHAELKAIADSNDLLWDDYEAKLADQALRLMENYLAQFGDIKERIAKRGRKLVDYDSARHHLEALQNAKKKDEAKIAKAEEEFNKAQAVFEDLNRELREELPVLYSSRIACYVTIFQNISNLRDIFYKEMSKLNRDLYEVMGKLDKQHSSKVFIIKGVSSNRRSLVISSPVSPPAMYPCPGKAPGEPLSSPAPRPDWEPVLEAEAAAASPEDSSDTAESISNGPAEMGAAELGAPVPGPPPASPASMGSASETASVSSEESQEPALSPEAPSPETGVSKGTGAPGLPKIQAESPVSAGPEASGADGGVQAGAEGIAASLASLILSEAIATATGTAPEGPKSATEEPDGADSEGHARPESTGDSSGGDPPSPASTHGATGPTAEAGGCQLAGAEAEHSDSEESVEVVDVSPKVAKTQMGLELTPEEGSRGCIQDSAAPPGPQPEGTPGALEQDPSQDPPQDPSENLTAL; this is encoded by the exons ATGGCAGAGGGCAAGAGCGGGGGAGCCGGGCTCTTCGCCAAGCAGGTCCAGAAGCGCTTCAGCCGGGCACAGGAGAAG GTTTTGCAGAAATTGGGCAAAACCGTCGAGACCAAGGACGAGCAGTTCGAGCAAAGCGCCTACAacttccagctgcagcag AATGAAGGCAACAAACTCTACAAAGACCTCAAGGCTTTTGTCAGCGCGGTGAAAG TGATGCACGAAAGCTCCCGGAAAGTGGCCGAAACCCTGCAGGAGATTTACAGCGCCGACTGGGACGGCCACGCGGAGCTGAAAGCCATAGCAGat AGCAATGACCTCCTGTGGGACGACTACGAGGCGAAGCTGGCCGACCAGGCGCTGCGGCTGATGGAGAACTACCTGGCACAGTTCGGGGACATTAAG GAGCGCATCGCCAAGCGGGGCCGCAAGCTGGTGGACTACGACAGCGCCCGGCACCACCTCGAAGCCCTGCAGAACGCCAAGAAGAAGGACGAGGCCAAAATCGCCAAG GCTGAGGAGGAGTTCAACAAAGCCCAGGCGGTGTTCGAGGACCTGAACAGGGAGCTGCGGGAGGAGCTGCCCGTCCTCTACAGCAG CCGCATTGCCTGCTACGTGACCATCTTCCAGAACATCTCCAACCTCCGGGACATCTTCTACAAGGAGATGAGCAAG CTCAACCGCGACCTCTACGAGGTGATGGGCAAACTGGACAAGCAGCACTCCAGCAAAGTCTTCATCATCAAAGGCGTCTCCAG CAACCGGCGCTCCCTGGTCATCTCCTCACCCGTGAGCCCCCCAGCCATGTACCCATGCCCAGGGAAGGCACCGGGAGAGCCACTCAGCTCGCCAGCCCCGCGCCCGGACTGGGAGCCCGTGCTGGAAGCGGAGGCGGCCGCAGCATCCCCCGAGGACAGCAGCGACACCGCCGAAAGCATCTCCAACGGCCCTGCCGAGATGGGCGCTGCCGAGCTGGGTGCTCCCGTCCCTGGtcctcccccagcctcccccgcGAGCATGGGGTCTGCGTCAGAAACCGCATCGGTGTCCAGCGAGGAGTCCCAGGAGCCCGCCCTCAGCCCCGAAGCTCCGTCCCCTGAAACGGGGGTGTCCAAGGGCACTGGGGCCCCTGGGCTCCCCAAAATCCAGGCTGAGAGCCCCGTGTCTGCTGGTCCGGAGGCTTCAGGGGCTGACGggggggtgcaggcaggagcCGAGGGCATCGCCGCCTCCCTGGCCTCACTGATTTTATCCGAGGCGATTGCCACGGCCACCGGCACCGCGCCAGAGGGGCCAAAAAGTGCCACAGAGGAGCCGGACGGCGCCGACAGCGAGGGTCACGCACGTCCTGAGAGCACCGGGGACAGCTCGGGGGGGGACCCGCcgtccccagccagcacccacGGTGCCACCGGGCCCACGGCAGAGGCAGGAGGGTGCCAGCTGGCTGGGGCCGAGGCGGAGCACAGCGACTCGGAGGAGAGCGTGGAGGTGGTGGACGTGTCGCCAAAGGTGGCCAAAACGCAG atggggctggagctgaCCCCCGAGGAGGGATCAAGAGGCTGCATCCAGGACagcgccgccccccccggcccccagcctgAG GGGACACCCGGGGCGCTGGAGCAGGACCCgagccaggaccccccccaggaccccagcGAAAACCTCACGGCCCTGTGA
- the SMAGP gene encoding small cell adhesion glycoprotein has protein sequence MEGAQPPLAAEELTTPGLKKAHTPPLHEDANTAVIAVVITLVFITLLTVLVVIIIYLYRNKGSYLTYEQPAAETEVSVQMEDAPSKEKEEYFI, from the exons ATGGAAGGAGCTCAGCCCCCGCTAGCTGCAG AGGAGCTGACAACCCCAGGGCTGAAGAAGGCGCACACCCCCCCTCTGCATGAGGACGCCAACACGGCCGTCATCGCAG TTGTCATCACGCTGGTGTTCATCACCCTGCTGACGGTCCTGGTGGTGATCATCATCTACCTGTACAGAAACAAAGGCAGCTACCTCACCTACGAGCAGCCGGCGGCCGAGACCGAGGTGTCGGTGCAGATGGAGGACGCCCCCTCCAAGGAGAAGGAGGAGTATTTCATctga
- the POU6F1 gene encoding POU domain, class 6, transcription factor 1 isoform X3 gives MDPEAVQTQEAPLTVNEQVIVMSSHETIRVLEVGVDAPPPAEEDRKPSEMPPGEGARGSPRGSGDPGREEVPPSTETSSSTEAAGKTKPAAGASPSSGPPSGTFGHAASQQPQPLAPLAAPQVLTQENLATVVTGVMVPAGTVTQPLLIPISIAGQVAGQQGLAVWTFPTATVAALPGLTAASPTGGIFKPPIANLQVAAVLNTVIPAPVQPAQPLPAAVQPRPPLQPQSVFPPAPAVPSQPPILPQPAAAPTPPVAKPLEPQPQLAAVQPAGFAFNPGIISAASLGGQTQLLSSLAAAPVIANTISSVPGITGQILTNAQGQVIGTLPWVVNPPGIAAASPVPAPSLQEQAVTPQLLLNAQGQVIATLASGTIQAAAIKKSGPPEPPTKSEVQPIQPAPALPQPAVVIANPAPAAKAASAPVPITCSETPTVSQLVAKPQAPNSGVEEDGINLEEIREFAKNFKIRRLSLGLTQTQVGQALTATEGPAYSQSAICRFEKLDITPKSAQKLKPVLEKWLSEAELRNQEGQQNLMEFVGGEPSKKRKRRTSFTPQAIEALNAHFEKNALPTGQEITEIAKELNYDREVVRVWFCNRRQTLKNTSKLNVFQIP, from the exons ATGGACCCCGAAGCCGTGCAGACCCAGGAGGCCCCGCTGACGGTCAACGAGCAG GTCATTGTCATGTCCAGCCACGAGACGATCCGCGTGCTGGAGGTCGGCGTGGACGCCCCGCCGCCAGCCGAGGAGGACAGGAAACCTTCGGAGATGCCACCCGGGGAGGGCGCACGGGGCTCCCCGCGAGGGAGCGGCGACCCGGGCAGAGAggaggtgccccccagcaccgAGACCTCGAGCAGCACGGAGGCGGCCG GCAAAACCAAGCCGGCAGCCGGAGCATCCCCCAGCAGCGGCCCCCCCAGCGGCACCTTCGGCCACGCCGCCAGCCAGCAGCCGCAGCCCTTGGCCCCGCTGGCTGCCCCGCAG GTCTTGACTCAGGAAAACTTAGCAACAGTTGTGACAGGAGTAATGGTTCCAGCAGGGACAGTTACTCAACCTCTTCTTATCCCCATCAGTATTGCAGGTCAAGTGGCAGgtcagcaggggctggctgtgTGGACATTTCCTACAGCAACGGTCGCTGCCCTTCCCGGACTGACGGCTGCTTCTCCTACAGGGGGAATTTTCAAACCACCTATAGCCAATCTGCAAG TCGCCGCCGTCCTCAACACGGTGATTCCGGCCCCAGTGCAGCCTGCCCAGCCGCTGCCGGCCGCGGtgcagccccggccccccctgCAGCCTCAGAGCGTGTTCCCCCCGGCGCCCGCCGTGCCCAGCCAGCCCCCCATCCTGCCGCAGCCCGCTGCAGCGCCCACGCCGCCCGTGGCGAAGCCGCTTGAGCCGCAGCCCCAGCTCGCAGCAGTGCAGCCCGCGGGATTTGCCTTTAACCCCGGCATA ATCAGCGCCGCCTCCCTGGGGGGGCAAACACAGCTCCTCAGCTCCCTGGCGGCCGCCCCCGTGATCGCCAACACCATCTCCAGCGTGCCGGGCATCACGGGGCAGATCCTCACCAACGCCCAGGGCCAG GTGATCGGGACCCTGCCGTGGGTGGTGAACCCCCCCGGCATCGCGGCCGCCAGCCCGGTGCCGGCCCCgagcctgcaggagcaggcggTGACGCCGCAGCTGCTGCTCAATGCCCAGGGCCAGGTGATCGCCACGCTGGCCAGCGGCACCATCCAAGCGGCCGCCATCAAGAAAAGcggcccccccgagccccccaccAAGAGCGAG GTGCAGCCCATCCAGCCGGCCCCAGCTCTCCCGCAGCCGGCCGTGGTCATCGCCAACCCTGCGCCGGCGGCGAAGGCGGCCTCGGCACCCGTCCCCATCACCTGCTCCGAGACGCCCACCGTCAGCCAGCTGGTGGCCA AGCCCCAGGCCCCCAACAGCGGCGTGGAGGAGGACGGCATCAACCTGGAGGAGATCCGGGAGTTCGCCAAGAACTTCAAGATCCGGCGCCTGTCCCTCGGCCTGACGCAGACCCAGGTGGGCCAGGCCCTGACGGCCACCGAGGGCCCTGCCTACAGCCAGTCGGCCATCTGCAG GTTCGAGAAGCTGGACATCACCCCCAAGAGCGCCCAGAAGCTGAAGCCGGTGCTGGAGAAGTGGCTGAGCGAGGCCGAGCTGCGCAACCAGGAGGGGCAGCAGAACCTGATGGAGTTCGTGGGGGGGGAGCCCTCCAAGAAGCGCAAGCGCCGCACGTCCTTCACGCCGCAGGCCATCGAGGCGCTCAACGCCCACTTCGAGAAGAACGCGCTGCCCACCGGCCAGGAGATCACCGAGATCGCCAAGGAGCTCAACTACGACCGCGAAGTCGTCCGCGTGTGGTTCTGCAACCGCCGACAGACGCTCAAAAACACCAGCAAACTCAACGTCTTTCAGATCCCCTAA
- the CELA1 gene encoding chymotrypsin-like elastase family member 1 → MLQLLLLATLALCGCRAEPVPDGSERVVGGSEARSHAWPSQISLQYYYSGGWHHTCGGSLIQRNWVMTAAHCVDSDKTYRVVAGDHNIYQSEGTEQVFSVSKIIIHPYWNSNNVAAGYDIALLRLSSSATLNSYVQLAVLPQEGAILANNYPCYITGWGLTRTNGQLSSVLQQAYLPVVSYQICSTASYWGSTVKSTMVCAGGDGVRSGCQGDSGGPLHCAVNGEYQVHGVTSFVSSLGCNYKGKPTVFTRVSAYRTWISNVIAQN, encoded by the exons atgctgcagctcctgctcctcgcCACCCTCGCCCTCTGCG GATGCCGCGCCGAGCCGGTGCCGGATGGGTCGGAGCGGGTGGTCGGAGGGAGCGAAGCGCGCTCGCACGCCTGGCCCTCGCAG atcTCCCTGCAGTATTACTACAGCGGCGGCTGGCACCACACCTGCGGAGGGTCCCTGATCCAGAGGAACTGGGTGATGACAGCAGCTCACTGCGTGGACAG TGACAAGACCTATCGCGTGGTTGCTGGTGACCACAACATCTACCAGAGCGAGGGCACCGAGCAGGTCTTCAGCGTCAGCAAGATCATCATCCACCCCTACTGGAACAGCAACAACGTCGCTGCAGG CTACGACATCGCCCTGCTCCGCCTGTCCAGCTCTGCCACCCTGAACAGCTACGTGCAGCTGGCGGTGCTGCCCCAGGAGGGAGCCATCCTGGCCAACAACTACCCCTGCTACATCACCGGCTGGGGACTCACCCGCA CTAACGGGCAGCTGTCGAGCGTGCTGCAGCAGGCCTACCTGCCCGTCGTGAGCTACCAGATCTGCTCCACCGCATCCTACTGGGGCTCCACCGTCAAGAGCACCATGGTCTGCGCTGGCGGGGACGGCGTGCGCTCCGGCTGCCAG GGTGATTCGGGCGGCCCCCTGCACTGCGCCGTGAACGGGGAGTACCAGGTCCACGGCGTCACCAGCTTCGTCTCCAGCTTGGGCTGCAACTACAAGGGCAAGCCCACGGTCTTCACACGCGTCTCTGCCTACAGGACCTGGATATCCAAT GTGATCGCCCAGAACTGA
- the DAZAP2 gene encoding DAZ-associated protein 2, with the protein MNGKGQFPPQPAYPVQPPANPPVYPQTLPLPQPPPYTDAPPAYSELYRPSFVPLGAATVPTMSAAYPGASVFLPVAQSVAVGPIGSSVPMAYYPVGPVYPPGSTVLVEGGFDAGARFGAGGTASIPPPPPGCPPNAAQLAVMQGANVLVTQRKGNFFLGGSDGGYTIW; encoded by the exons atgaaCGGCAAAG GGCagttccccccccagcccgcctACCCCGTGCAGCCCCCCGCCAACCCCCCCGTGTACCCGCAGACCCTGCCGCTGCCCCAGCCGCCGCCCTACACGGACGCCCCGCCCGCGTACTCCGAG cttTACCGGCCCAGCTTCGTGCCTCTGGGGGCCGCCACCGTCCCCACCATGTCCGCGGCGTACCCGGGCGCTTCGGTCTTCCTGCCCGTGGCCCAGTCCGTGGCCGTGGGTCCCATCGGCTCCTCCGTCCCCATGGCCTATTACCCCGTGGGCCCCGTGTACCCCCCCGGCTCCACGGTGCTGGTGGAAGGCGGCTTCGATGCTGGAGCCAGGTTTGGGGCCGGCGGCACGGCCAGCATCCCG cccccccctcccgggTGCCCCCCCAACGCCGCCCAGCTGGCCGTCATGCAGGGAGCCAACGTCTTGGTGACGCAGCGGAAGGGGAACTTCTTCCTGGGAGGCTCGGACGGCGGCTACACCATCTGGTGA
- the POU6F1 gene encoding POU domain, class 6, transcription factor 1 isoform X1, with amino-acid sequence MDPEAVQTQEAPLTVNEQVIVMSSHETIRVLEVGVDAPPPAEEDRKPSEMPPGEGARGSPRGSGDPGREEVPPSTETSSSTEAAGKTKPAAGASPSSGPPSGTFGHAASQQPQPLAPLAAPQVLTQENLATVVTGVMVPAGTVTQPLLIPISIAGQVAGQQGLAVWTFPTATVAALPGLTAASPTGGIFKPPIANLQDQRRLPGGANTAPQLPGGRPRDRQHHLQRAGHHGADPHQRPGPGDRDPAVGGEPPRHRGRQPGAGPEPAGAGGDAAAAAQCPGPGDRHAGQRHHPSGRHQEKRPPRAPHQERGAAHPAGPSSPAAGRGHRQPCAGGEGGLGTRPHHLLRDAHRQPAGGQAPGPQQRRGGGRHQPGGDPGVRQELQDPAPVPRPDADPGGPGPDGHRGPCLQPVGHLQVREAGHHPQERPEAEAGAGEVAERGRAAQPGGAAEPDGVRGGGALQEAQAPHVLHAAGHRGAQRPLREERAAHRPGDHRDRQGAQLRPRSRPRVVLQPPTDAQKHQQTQRLSDPLREGGQGGAPHARVPSPSPGALPEPPYPPSPPPASCHQHFVTDFPRPPPPLPGSGGGLGTPPDPAPWCPCPPPAPHVAQPCSPPVCLVAPFCAWCRTPACTHRVPG; translated from the exons ATGGACCCCGAAGCCGTGCAGACCCAGGAGGCCCCGCTGACGGTCAACGAGCAG GTCATTGTCATGTCCAGCCACGAGACGATCCGCGTGCTGGAGGTCGGCGTGGACGCCCCGCCGCCAGCCGAGGAGGACAGGAAACCTTCGGAGATGCCACCCGGGGAGGGCGCACGGGGCTCCCCGCGAGGGAGCGGCGACCCGGGCAGAGAggaggtgccccccagcaccgAGACCTCGAGCAGCACGGAGGCGGCCG GCAAAACCAAGCCGGCAGCCGGAGCATCCCCCAGCAGCGGCCCCCCCAGCGGCACCTTCGGCCACGCCGCCAGCCAGCAGCCGCAGCCCTTGGCCCCGCTGGCTGCCCCGCAG GTCTTGACTCAGGAAAACTTAGCAACAGTTGTGACAGGAGTAATGGTTCCAGCAGGGACAGTTACTCAACCTCTTCTTATCCCCATCAGTATTGCAGGTCAAGTGGCAGgtcagcaggggctggctgtgTGGACATTTCCTACAGCAACGGTCGCTGCCCTTCCCGGACTGACGGCTGCTTCTCCTACAGGGGGAATTTTCAAACCACCTATAGCCAATCTGCAAG ATCAGCGCCGCCTCCCTGGGGGGGCAAACACAGCTCCTCAGCTCCCTGGCGGCCGCCCCCGTGATCGCCAACACCATCTCCAGCGTGCCGGGCATCACGGGGCAGATCCTCACCAACGCCCAGGGCCAG GTGATCGGGACCCTGCCGTGGGTGGTGAACCCCCCCGGCATCGCGGCCGCCAGCCCGGTGCCGGCCCCgagcctgcaggagcaggcggTGACGCCGCAGCTGCTGCTCAATGCCCAGGGCCAGGTGATCGCCACGCTGGCCAGCGGCACCATCCAAGCGGCCGCCATCAAGAAAAGcggcccccccgagccccccaccAAGAGCGAG GTGCAGCCCATCCAGCCGGCCCCAGCTCTCCCGCAGCCGGCCGTGGTCATCGCCAACCCTGCGCCGGCGGCGAAGGCGGCCTCGGCACCCGTCCCCATCACCTGCTCCGAGACGCCCACCGTCAGCCAGCTGGTGGCCA AGCCCCAGGCCCCCAACAGCGGCGTGGAGGAGGACGGCATCAACCTGGAGGAGATCCGGGAGTTCGCCAAGAACTTCAAGATCCGGCGCCTGTCCCTCGGCCTGACGCAGACCCAGGTGGGCCAGGCCCTGACGGCCACCGAGGGCCCTGCCTACAGCCAGTCGGCCATCTGCAG GTTCGAGAAGCTGGACATCACCCCCAAGAGCGCCCAGAAGCTGAAGCCGGTGCTGGAGAAGTGGCTGAGCGAGGCCGAGCTGCGCAACCAGGAGGGGCAGCAGAACCTGATGGAGTTCGTGGGGGGGGAGCCCTCCAAGAAGCGCAAGCGCCGCACGTCCTTCACGCCGCAGGCCATCGAGGCGCTCAACGCCCACTTCGAGAAGAACGCGCTGCCCACCGGCCAGGAGATCACCGAGATCGCCAAGGAGCTCAACTACGACCGCGAAGTCGTCCGCGTGTGGTTCTGCAACCGCCGACAGACGCTCAAAAACACCAGCAAACTCAACGTCTTTCAGATCCCCTAAGGGAAGGGGGCCAAGGGGGGGCCCCCCATGCCCGGGTGCCCTCCCCGAGCCCGGGCgccctccccgagcccccctatcccccctccccgcccccagcctcctgccatCAGCACTTTGTGACCGACTTtccccggcccccgccccctCTGCCCGGCTCCGGCGGGGGGCTcgggacccccccagaccccgcGCCTTGGTGTCCgtgcccccctcccgccccacACGTGGCCCAACCGTGTTCGCCTCCCGTGTGCCTCGTGGCCCCGTTCTGTGCGTGGTGCCGGACCCCCGCCTGCACTCACCGTGTCCCTGGGTGA